From Portunus trituberculatus isolate SZX2019 chromosome 50, ASM1759143v1, whole genome shotgun sequence, the proteins below share one genomic window:
- the LOC123499522 gene encoding piggyBac transposable element-derived protein 1-like isoform X3, with protein sequence MWMHHGDRKVVHILQAQPTMVVEKPCNKEYNPVHIELRSGAVDTKVEEDFNPEVGMLEESEVVVKEEEEYVYDEGCDPLYTGLESGDRTGVTAEVEENLNPVVGVPKISSGINPTNFYGDSLPPRPRYMDYTCRDEPRSDSEYSDIEDVEDSGDEYLLTQDDEAQFRRDLMLDFQDEKAVVAGRSRRRTLLPLDPVALPSDAPAANGTTQETLAHVAYAKQNKDTSDLDCDTLSNNISVHGHGNSSDVTVTTPSVAHVSEVERDEEVEEEVEDYRNLKHKINWKQCDPNENNEKNIPEFRGFVSGRENALQPIEYFRQFFDRELLTLICNESNRYALQCDPSKPLSLTVQELEVFLGICIYMSIVKMTSHRRYWTSDAHLRAVIDYMSCARWERIKSCIHFADNSQCPAKGTPEYDKLYKVKPLLNHLKSKYNMIPMDKNVCVDEQMIPYKGTRGPRYYIKGKPNPWGFKVWTLAGSHGIVHNFEVCVGATPKVDGFPDLKSSANIVCKLASIIPTHKNYRLYMDNLFSTIPLYFEMYKRGILCMGTVRTNRLSGLRMIPDKDLKAKGKSAFVEYDGKVETCPESVRVVRWNDSNLCTIMSTMGSAQPIANIPRWDKSVSTTEKSPVNCPALIKHYNENMGGVDKMDALIGFYRMFSDLKVVPQNILSLCRP encoded by the exons AGGTggtagtgaaagaggaggaagaatatgttTATGATGAGGGATGTGACCCTCTCTACACAGGGCTTGAGTCAGGTGATAGGACAGGAGTTACagcagaggtggaagagaacTTGAACCCTGTGGTTGGTGTGCCCAAAATCTCTA GCGGCATAAATCCTACAAATTTCTACGGGGACAGTCTTCCACCGCGCCCTAGGTACATGGATTATACCTGTAGAGATGAGCCCCGCTCTGACTCAGAGTATTCAGATATTGAGGATGTGGAAGACAGTGGTGATGAGTATCTACTCACCCAAGATGATGAAGCGCAGTTCAGGCGAGATTTGATGCTTGactttcaag ATGAAAAGGCAGTCGTTGCTGGCCGATCAAGAAGAAGAACGCTACTTCCTTTGGACCCCGTTGCATTACCTTCAGATGCACCTGCAGCTAATGGGACAACACAAGAAACACTTGCTCATGTTGCCTATGCTAAACAGAATAAAGACACTAGTGATCTTGACTGTGACACTCTTTCAAATAATATCAGTGTTCATGGACATGGTAATTCTTCAGACGTAACCGTCACCACACCTTCAGTAGCTCATGTTTCTGAGGTGGAAagggatgaggaggtggaggaggaggtagaagattaCAGAAACCTGAAACACAAAATTAATTGGAAACAATGTGATCCtaatgagaataatgaaaaaaatattccagAGTTTAGGGGTTTTGTATCAGGCAGAGAAAATGCCTTGCAACCAATAGAATATTTTAGGCAGTTTTTTGACAGAGAATTACTGACACTAATATGTAATGAGAGCAATAGATATGCCTTGCAATGTGACCCAAGCAAACCACTTTCTCTAACAGTACAAGAGCTAGAGGTATTTCTAGGCATTTGTATCTACATGAGTATCGTCAAAATGACCAGCCATCGTAGATACTGGACTTCTGATGCACACCTTAGGGCTGTAATAGACTACATGTCCTGTGCCAGGTGGGAAAGAATCAAGTCATGCATTCACTTTGCAGATAATTCACAGTGTCCTGCAAAAGGAACGCCAGAATATGACAAACTGTACAAAGTTAAGCCACTTTTGAACCACCTAAAGTCCAAGTACAATATGATCCCTATGGATAAGAATGTGTGCGTGGATGAACAAATGATACCATATAAAGGAACAAGAGGTCCAAGATATTACATCAAAGGAAAACCCAACCCTTGGGGTTTCAAAGTATGGACTCTTGCTGGTAGCCATGGTATTGTACACAACTTTGAAGTATGTGTTGGAGCAACTCCTAAGGTCGATGGATTCCCTGATTTGAAATCCAGTGCTAATATTGTGTGCAAATTAGCATCAATCATTCCCACCCACAAGAACTATAGACTTTACATGGATAACCTGTTCTCAACAATTCCCTTGTATTTTGAGATGTATAAAAGGGGAATACTATGCATGGGAACTGTTCGCACCAATAGGCTTTCTGGATTGAGAATGATACCTGACAAAGATTtgaaagcaaaaggaaagtctGCTTTTGTAGAATATGATGGAAAAGTAGAAACTTGTCCAGAGAGTGTAAGGGTTGTTCGGTGGAATGACAGCAACCTGTGTACCATCATGTCTACCATGGGATCTGCTCAGCCAATTGCAAATATACCTCGTTGGGATAAATCAGTATCCACAACAGAAAAGTCTCCAGTAAACTGCCCTGCTCTCATCAAGCACTATAATGAAAACATGGGGGGAGTAGATAAAATGGATGCCCTCATTGGATTTTACAGAATGTTTTCAGATCTAAAAGTGGTACCACAGAATATTC